The genomic interval CTTCGCTGAGTAACGAAGCGCCCACACGCTCTTCTTCGCCTTTGAGACGAAGGGCATTACCTTTTTTAACATTGGGCGAGAGAACAATGTTGTGCTCATCGTACGAGAGGCAATCTTCAAAAGGGATAATCGTATCCGCATCGCTTGGAACTTTCGCACCCGTCATGATTTTATAGCACTCATTGTTACTCAAACATGGCTCAACCACACTGCCTGCTAAAATCGTTGTTTTAATAGCAAGTTCACTCAAACCTTCTTGGTATTTGAAAGCAAACCCATCCAAGGCAGCGTTGTTGTAAGAGGGGAGATTTTTCTTACATATAATCTCACACGCAAGAGTACGACCCAGTGCTTCAAAGACACTGACCCACTCGTGATGGGGCTTTGTGCGAGCAAGATCTTCACTTAAACGCATCGCCTCATCAAAACTAACTACATGCTCATTGCCCATGGTTTACTCCTCAAGCCTTTCGATGTGCGCACCGAGTTTGGAGAATTTACCTTCCAAATCTTCATACCCACGATCCAAGTGATAAATTCTGTGAATTTTTGTCGTTCCATCCGCCACGAGGGCTGCTAAAATAAGCGCCGAACTTGCGCGAAGATCGGTTGCCATGACATCAGCCGCATTCAGTTTTGCTTTGCCCTCAACGGTTGCACTGTGCCCTTTGAGTTTGATGTTCGCACCCATACGCGAAAGCTCACTGACGTGCATAAAGCGGTTTTCAAACAGACGCTCATCGATGATGCTCGTTCCTTTTGCTTGGGTACACAGTGCCATAAATTGTGCTTGAAGATCGGTTGGAAAGCCTGGGTATTCGGAAGTTTCAATATCAGAAGGGGTGATTTTCTCCGCAGGATGAAGGGTGAGCGTATCGTCTTTTTCATCGATCTTAAAGCCCATCTGTTCTAATTTTAAGATCACCGCATCGAGGTGTCGTGGATTGACGTTTTTAAGGGTAATTTTTGACTTTGTAATCGCTCCTGCGCACAAATACGTTCCCGCCTCAATACGATCAGGAATCACGCTAAAATCAGGAATATCCAAAAGTTTTCCACCACTACCTTGTATAATCAGCTTTGAAGAGCCAATGCCTTCGATGCTGACCCCAGCTTCGGCTAACACTTCGCACACTTGAACCACTTCGGGCTCTTTGGCGACGTTGACAAGTGTGGTCGTTCCATGCGCCAAGGCTGCTGCCATGATGATATTTTCACTGCCTGTTACGGTGACTTTATCAAAAATGATCGTAGCACCTTTGAGTCCTTTAGGCGCTTTGGCTAAAACATACCCTTGCTTGATCTCGATCTCCGCGCCCATTTGTTCCAACGCTTTTAAGTGAAGATCAATCGGTCGCTGACCAATGGCGCAACCACCTGGTAATGAAACTTCGCAGTGTCCAAAACGTGCTAAAAGAGGTCCAAGCGTTAAGATGGAAGCGCGCATTTTACGCACGATGTCATAGTTTGCACACGCAGAATTGACCGTTGTGGCATTGACTTCTACCACATTTTTATCTTTACATGTAAAGCTTGCACCTAGGTTTGTCAGCAGTTGTAAAAGTGTTTTGACATCGGCAACTTGAGGCATATTTGAAATCGTAATCGTTCGTTTTGAGAGGAGGGTTAACGCTAAAAGGGGCAGTGCGGCATTTTTTGCTCCTGAAATCAGAACCGTTCCGCTAAGTTTTTGTTTCCCTTTGATCGCTAAATAATACATCATTCGTCTGTTCCTTTTTAAATATTAAAGTATTGTAGTTAAAAAATGATTAAATTTTCTATGAATTTGGGTAGAATTTGGATTACTATGATTGTGAGGAATTTGGATGCTTTTAGAACAGTTTTTGCATGAAACGCGCTATCTTTCTATCGCTCACCTCTATTTTGACGAAGAAAAACTCACCATTTTGAGTCGCGCCAAAAAAGAACACACCTCATTTCAATCGTTTGATCTTGCAAAAGATCTTAAAACCATTCCGATGGCAGACATACTTTTTATCGAAATAGGCGAAAGCAGCAAAGACAAACTCAAACTTCTGGTCAGTCTTTTTGCCAAACATAAGCCAATTATTGCCTATATTTTCGCCGATGATGTGGAAAATAGACTTTTGCTTAAATTTGCACTGCACTTTGGCATTACCGATGTTTTGCCTCTGAAAAATGAAGAAAATCTCCTCTTTTCCATCTTCTCAAAAAATGCCAACAAACTTGATGACAAACTCTACACGTTCCAAAAAATTGAACTGGAAAAAAAGATAGAACACTTTTTCCCTTTTCTCGTCTTTCAAGGCGAAACGCTCACCTATGCTAACGCCAAAGCGAAAATGCTTTATGAGACCAATGATCTTACTGCCCTTCAAGCCAAACTAAACCGTGACGAAGAGCTCTGTGAAGCGCTCAAAGGAGATGAAGATGCGCAAGGAAGCATCGTCATCGAAACGGCTTCGGCTGACAAAGAGGTCTATCTGTGCATCATCAAATCGTTTCCGCAAAGTAGCGAAAAGATCGTGACACTCATCAATTACGATCCTGAGAGTGAGACCAAAAATTGCTCGTCCATTTTAAACCGTTTTGATTTTGTCGACAAGCTCAAAGACCGTTTAGCACAACAAAGTGTGACACAAGCGCCTATTTCATTGGTGTTTATTAACATCTCCAACCTTGACAAACTGAGCAAAACCTTCACGAGCACAACGCTTTATGACGCCTTTAAAAACTTGATGCTCAAACTGTTTCAACTCAAAGAAGAGAACCAAGATGTCATCCAATGGAGCCCCAATCTCTATATTTTAATGGGAGAAGAGCGAAGTTTTGAACATGCATGCGAGCAGACGAAACACCTACAGCAAGAGTTGATTCGAGCCACCATCAATGAAAAAATTACGCCAATTATTTTGACTTCTGCATTTCATGTGGAATCCGATGATCTTAATGTTGTCATCGACTATATCGAAAAGATCAATACCAAAACACTTCTGCCACACGACATTGAAAAGATCAAATATTTTGAGTTAGAGTACCTCGATAATGTCATCGAAGAGCAAGAGCAGATTGCGTACCTTATGCACAACTGTGTCAATAACAAAATTCCGATCAAACTGCTCAATATCTACAAAGGGCTTTGCATCAACACCATATCATTCATTCAGAAAATGGCGGAAGACAGCTATCAGATGAGTTGCGAAAACCTCCAAGGTTACGCGATGCAGATCGAAAAAGAGACGGTTTTACAAGCGCCAAACTTCCCCAAAGACATCAAAGCAGA from Sulfurospirillum multivorans DSM 12446 carries:
- a CDS encoding PilZ domain-containing protein, giving the protein MLLEQFLHETRYLSIAHLYFDEEKLTILSRAKKEHTSFQSFDLAKDLKTIPMADILFIEIGESSKDKLKLLVSLFAKHKPIIAYIFADDVENRLLLKFALHFGITDVLPLKNEENLLFSIFSKNANKLDDKLYTFQKIELEKKIEHFFPFLVFQGETLTYANAKAKMLYETNDLTALQAKLNRDEELCEALKGDEDAQGSIVIETASADKEVYLCIIKSFPQSSEKIVTLINYDPESETKNCSSILNRFDFVDKLKDRLAQQSVTQAPISLVFINISNLDKLSKTFTSTTLYDAFKNLMLKLFQLKEENQDVIQWSPNLYILMGEERSFEHACEQTKHLQQELIRATINEKITPIILTSAFHVESDDLNVVIDYIEKINTKTLLPHDIEKIKYFELEYLDNVIEEQEQIAYLMHNCVNNKIPIKLLNIYKGLCINTISFIQKMAEDSYQMSCENLQGYAMQIEKETVLQAPNFPKDIKAEVSLVDIKRSFVVIRNLSFMPSSANSRQHTRVQTSIRTPVLIKYAQRSSAQGDILDISVTSIAMKVGKSFREEEMLNQKVRLNFSLPNEEGENGYVIMDIEAKVTYISQKDDATKIVVLLGNLPKPYDDYLLRYMYNRQKELIFEIKKATKAYN
- the murA gene encoding UDP-N-acetylglucosamine 1-carboxyvinyltransferase, producing the protein MMYYLAIKGKQKLSGTVLISGAKNAALPLLALTLLSKRTITISNMPQVADVKTLLQLLTNLGASFTCKDKNVVEVNATTVNSACANYDIVRKMRASILTLGPLLARFGHCEVSLPGGCAIGQRPIDLHLKALEQMGAEIEIKQGYVLAKAPKGLKGATIIFDKVTVTGSENIIMAAALAHGTTTLVNVAKEPEVVQVCEVLAEAGVSIEGIGSSKLIIQGSGGKLLDIPDFSVIPDRIEAGTYLCAGAITKSKITLKNVNPRHLDAVILKLEQMGFKIDEKDDTLTLHPAEKITPSDIETSEYPGFPTDLQAQFMALCTQAKGTSIIDERLFENRFMHVSELSRMGANIKLKGHSATVEGKAKLNAADVMATDLRASSALILAALVADGTTKIHRIYHLDRGYEDLEGKFSKLGAHIERLEE